A genomic stretch from Setaria viridis chromosome 1, Setaria_viridis_v4.0, whole genome shotgun sequence includes:
- the LOC117842435 gene encoding uncharacterized protein has product MASAAAAVIPDGRRWGKGAGSPSSPVTTAIFLFLFVVVVGVLVSARWITTTTHLAITNLDQWRSKPAILTATQTTSIPAIPAAPPPPRATYSLSCSAPPLPRDPDIPSNISQTLDLVLSPNASSTSTCAAIPDPPPLPATANASSTCPAYFRYIHEDLHPWRAAGGITRAMVDRARATANFRLVVIRGRAYIEPIAPAFQTRDLFTIWGILQLLRRYPGRVPDLDLMFDCVDWPVVHADQYEGENATVLPPVFRYCGDNETLDVVFPDWSFWGWPEINIKPWDALQKELDSGNKRVKWMDREPYAYWKGNPDVAATRQELVKCNVSSEHEWNARIYKQDWLKEIKAGYKQSDLASQCTHRYKIYIEGSAWSVSEKYILACDSMTLVVRPKYYDFYSRMLMPMQHYWPVRDDNKCISIKYAVDWGNSHKQKAQRIGKQASNFIQKELSMDYVYDYMFHLLTEYAKLLRFKPTKPPEAVEVCSESLACQAVGNEKKFMEDSMVRSTSDAGPCDLPPPFSPEEFKALQRRREKSMKQIETWEQKASKPVDSKP; this is encoded by the exons ATGgcttcggcggccgcggcggtgatccctgacgggcggcggtggggcaagGGCGCGGGATCTCCGTCGTCGCCGGTGACGACGgccatcttcctcttcctcttcgtcGTCGTGGTCGGCGTCCTCGTGTCCGCCCGCTGGATCACCACCACT ACTCATCTGGCAATCACAAATCTGGATCAGTGGCGCTCAAAGCCG GCAATTCTGACCGCGACGCAGACCACCTCCATCCCGGCcatccccgccgcgccgccgccgccgcgggcgacctactccctctcctgctcggcgccgccgcttccccgtGACCCTGACATACCCAGCAACATTTCCCAGACCCTCGACCTCGTGCTCTCCCCCaacgcctcctccacctccacctgcgccgccatccccgatccgccgccgctccccgccaccgccaACGCCTCGTCAACCTGCCCCGCGTACTTCCGCTACATCCACGAGGACCTCCACCCATGGCGCGCCGCGGGGGGTATCACCCGCGCCATGGTCGACCGCGCACGCGCCACCGCCAACTTCCGCCTCGTCGTGATCCGGGGCCGCGCCTACATCGAGCCCATCGCGCCGGCGTTCCAGACGCGCGACCTCTTCACCATCTGGGGCATCCTGCAGCTGCTCCGGCGCTACCCCGGCCGCGTCCCTGACCTCGACCTCATGTTCGACTGCGTCGACTGGCCCGTTGTGCACGCTGACCAGTACGAGGGGGAGAACGCCACCGTATTGCCGCCGGTCTTCAGGTACTGCGGTGACAACGAGACGCTCGACGTCGTCTTCCCAGACTGGTCTTTCTGGGGCTG GCCTGAGATCAACATAAAGCCATGGGATGCTCTGCAGAAGGAATTGGACAGTGGCAACAAGAGGGTGAAATGGATGGATAGAGAACCTTATGCTTACTGGAAAGGGAATCCAGATGTTGCAGCTACAAGGCAGGAGCTCGTTAAATGTAATGTCTCCAGTGAGCATGAATGGAACGCACGGATTTACAAACAG GATTGGCTCAAAGAGATCAAGGCAGGATACAAACAGTCAGATTTGGCTAGTCAATGCACCCATAG GTACAAGATTTATATTGAAGGATCAGCATGGTCAGTCAGCGAGAAGTATATTCTAGCTTGCGATTCAATGACACTAGTGGTTAGACCAAAATACTATGATTTCTATTCAAGGATGCTGATGCCCATGCAACATTATTGGCCAGTTCGGGATGACAATAAATGTATCTCAATCAAGTATGCTGTTGACTGGGGCAATTCTCACAAACAGAAG GCACAGAGAATAGGAAAGCAAGCAAGCAACTTCATTCAAAAAGAGCTCAGTATGGACTATGTATACGACTATATGTTTCACCTCTTAACTGAGTACGCCAAGCTCCTAAGGTTCAAGCCAACCAAACCACCTGAAGCTGTTGAGGTCTGTTCCGAGTCTCTGGCTTGCCAAGCTGTAGGCAATGAGAAGAAGTTCATGGAGGATTCCATGGTGAGGTCCACCAGCGATGCTGGTCCATGCGACCTACCGCCTCCTTTCAGTCCTGAGGAATTCAAAGCGCTACAACGTAGAAGGGAGAAGTCAATGAAACAGATCGAAACATGGGAGCAGAAAGCTTCCAAGCCCGTGGATAGCAAGCCATGA
- the LOC117866442 gene encoding protein SHORTAGE IN CHIASMATA 1 homolog → MRTRFLAADYFAPSPSAAASSEPFPSLPVPTLPPDPHLPNPSPFPADFLPVASVAENDLDSLPVGSALSEFLAAIIPQPLPVPDIPAADEGLDDYLYGRGVYGKGFSSTDPVAFEIHKGLDEMSHEKGEKEEGSSLGASALDKKWELLKELKFEVVEVDDLPRKIASFDDEDPDGGVTFSLGVPDVKIHLDFIDIDTETTITYPAEVAESIYQVEKIPVKHADDEDCPYARDGYCLEIAGLEHGLIIPQLEVSRNSWELDECPAKAVISNIFLNVAENLNGGAQVCLPSFDSTEFLRSCDMDMLAFVCEDAPRVEYQADKPITAKDVAEMDLVRINDNILLEKKSALYPLKPDGTCSDLPCSILLEEVEIIDFPSDDAFKMLVQSEKAEMNASDEIFKDDFDQARSFYESVVSSELTLVDDKFKSLPTPILTDDKAVRSMLLPIEEVLCSLKPLPLSAADGIYLDWHLLSEGPCSRESCSTHASMVEEVKPCGLSSELQISCQQTPALGIDFLEEYQRSSKLQHEDMRNKIYYVPEPISHDPSAKLETAQKYKQESDVTGHSHMEKSSEKASTLFESMSRSNVRNYYLNVKNVTNKVRNNENVSTLDIPPSKQQAVPFSIRPKVDKLIEIHPVSLSDLIRGLIKDIHVNYTSALQESTYFRHFFSDGQGLSISKQKLLELITGEGSEGLYNPCKDEDKMDLIVLYALKQVAYYLCFFGLHAAYLYIGNLTGSFQNIPETLRNIQCCIGEARLKAEKQLFESHPSLSDIEAILRSNTQIGQKILIVSDRAFWLPLGRKLTAMKMTSAEVGTYPSATYSDPVVKANSKTWMLEELWKSDCILLDNKNIPASFPFSEFCMILEYGGPNKSSTLLSLAPKLDGLPPLHFLYVPVDGEDFPVALVEDNHTDKDPKSTLDAVLHTLQKDLQEKMNKMRIFDSLNFIPATNQQQHLQEKLSNHLITDPSKKVHVDGQLNNQGNLDEKNIVGSHNFVPAAEQLNSLNQIATVNSQKSVHAVEKSSSTSSVSTNVIKSPQDNQSASDLPFSVKTDSTNLGRLSAPEVVIVVNTGNHGKHMLFSRRSSYQQILALEKEGMQIVERDVDLPVDLILSATVCLLWYDTGTFGSSELTISADASSITNFIEDIATNILMSLSFCFSGCIMVFEVENHFLSAVMEASDSLYASAASLDMNLQLFFSQAPKSTDQIILDCIGNVVRKNQAPSPDIPESESLAESFLTAFPSIIPPSAHMIISSACLVDFLGWSHEQRTQAVEKYRLPPQSISLLSALCKFGELGESRSVMTECSSIDSDISSALLQPPRKKKKRPMQDFSVAINDPACPNPRDQLCGDYVEHDKVFSASKLRKFSPIEDTMPELPEIFIVDQSLNMGREGVSYQPRKHDVDAAARNPMIDDGFISEFSPNFRTYSERTSSMVDTCDFSWQPELGAKQPIRSSFPTSRSSFCRTSSHPTFPSAPEISNDPGEWDVSCGIDQTRTGHLHGDLATSSRRNDLASRYHEPRQETMQGPASSQSFLKQDFGYHGASQGSGWEMDYLRQMNENRIARQERSRCNSSAAMSNSRLRDSSYRIPSAPPIESFSYQRNTDTPSRDQNPANTESFRYRRNINTPLRDQSPSNGAHRHGKGRRGTKAQSHSVRTGFKAQPSINHEKSIVPSIEPTWTPLDKRARQKLSFATYGKEKQSKLVWRHQSSPGVGCGFRKRYREEGT, encoded by the exons ATGCGGACTcgcttcctcgccgccgactacttcgcgccgtcgccgtcggcggccgcctcctccgaacccttcccttccctccccgTCCCGACTCTTCCTCCCGATCCTCACCTCCCCAACCCGTCCCCCTTCCCCGCCGATTTCCTCCCCGTCGCAAGCGTCGCCGAGAATGATCTCGATTCGCTCCCCGTCGGCTCCGCGCTCTCAGAGTTCCTCGCCGCCATCATCCCGCAGCCCTTGCCTGTGCCGGATATCCCCGCAGCCGACGAG GGCTTGGATGATTATCTCTACGGTAGGGGTGTGTATGGGAAAGGTTTTAGCTCGACGGATCCTGTTGCTTTCGAAATCCACAAG GGATTGGACGAGATGAGCCACGAGAAGGGCGAGAAGGAAGAGGGATCCAGTTTGGGGGCCTCTGCACTTGACAAG AAATGGGAGCTGTTGAAGGAGCTCAAGTTTGAGGTTGTAGAGGTCGATGACCTGCCG AGAAAAATTGCATCGTTTGATGATGAAGACCCGGATGGTGGTGTCACCTTTTCGCTTGGTGTCCCAGACGTGAAAATCCATCTG GATTTCATTGATATTGACACTGAGACAACAATAACATATCCGGCTGAAGTTGCAGAATCTATTTATCAAGTAGAAAAAATTCCTGTAAAACATGCCGATGATGAGGACTGTCCTTATGCAAGAGATGGATACTGCTTGGAAATTGCAGGACTAGAGCATGGCTTAATAATACCTCAATTGGAGGTTAGTAGGAATTCTTGGGAGCTTGATGAGTGCCCAGCAAAGGCAGTGATATCCAATATATTTCTTAATGTTGCTGAAAACTTAAATGGTGGAGCACAAGTTTGTCTTCCATCATTTGACTCAACTGAGTTCTTGAGATCATGTGATATGGACATGTTGGCCTTTGTTTGTGAAGATGCCCCACGTGTGGAGTATCAAGCAGATAAACCAATTACAGCAAAGGATGTAGCAGAAATGGATCTTGTGAGGATCAATGATAATATTTTACTCGAGAAAAAGTCAGCATTATACCCTCTCAAACCTGATGGTACCTGTTCAGACTTGCCTTGCTCTATTCTCTTGGAGGAAGTAGAGATCATCGACTTTCCTTCTGATGACGCCTTCAAGATGCTTGTTCAGTCAGAGAAGGCTGAGATGAATGCATCTGATGAAATATTCAAAGATGACTTTGATCAAGCAAGGAGTTTTTATGAATCGGTGGTTAGCTCTGAGTTGACTCTAGTTGATGATAAATTCAAATCACTACCTACGCCTATTTTAACTGATGATAAAGCAGTGAGATCTATGCTCCTCCCTATAGAAGAAGTACTATGCTCCCTGAAACCACTTCCTCTATCTGCAGCAGATGGAATTTATTTGGATTGGCATCTTTTATCGGAAGGGCCATGCAGCCGGGAGAGCTGTTCTACTCATGCAAGCATGGTTGAGGAGGTAAAACCTTGCGGTTTAAGTTCTGAGCTGCAAATTAGTTGTCAACAAACGCCAGCTCTTGGCATTGATTTTCTGGAGGAGTATCAGAGAAGTTCAAAGCTTCAACATGAGGACATGCGGAATAAGATTTATTATGTTCCTGAGCCTATATCTCATGATCCATCAGCTAAGTTGGAAACAGCTCAGAAGTATAAACAAGAAAGTGATGTTACAGGTCACAGCCACATGGAGAAATCTTCAGAAAAGGCATCAACCTTGTTTGAGTCAATGTCACGATCCAATGTGCGAAACTACTACTTGAATGTCAAGAATGTCACTAATAAAGTAAGGAATAATGAGAATGTGTCTACTTTAGACATCCCACCTTCAAAACAACAAGCAGTTCCTTTTTCAATCAGACCAAAAGTTGACAAACTCATAGAGATTCATCCTGTCAGCCTCTCAGATCTTATCCGAGGCCTTATCAAAGACATCCATGTAAATTATACATCTGCTTTGCAAGAAAGTACATATTTCAGACATTTTTTCTCAGATGGGCAAGGTTTAAGCATTTCAAAGCAAAAGCTTCTTGAGCTGATAACTGGAGAAGGTTCAGAAGGTTTGTATAATCCCTGTAAAGATGAAGATAAAATGGATCTTATCGTACTGTATGCACTGAAGCAGGTTGCATATTACCTATGTTTCTTTGGTCTGCATGCTGCCTATCTGTATATAGGCAATTTGACTGGAAGCTTTCAAAATATCCCTGAGACATTAAGAAATATTCAATGCTGCATTGGTGAAGCACGGTTGAAAGCTGAAAAGCAATTGTTTGAGTCTCATCCGTCATTGTCTGACATTGAGGCAATCCTTAGATCTAATACCCAAATTGGTCAAAAGATTCTTATAGTTTCTGATAGAGCTTTCTGGTTGCCATTGGGTCGAAAGCTAACTGCCATGAAGATGACATCTGCTGAGGTTGGAACATACCCTTCTGCAACTTATTCAGATCCGGTGGTCAAGGCAAACTCTAAAACTTGGATGCTAGAAGAATTATGGAAATCAGACTGCATTCTGCTAGATAACAA GAACATTCCAGCATCATTCCCTTTCAGTGAGTTTTGCATGATACTGGAATATGGAGGTCCAAACAAATCATCTACCTTGTTATCCCTGGCTCCCAAATTAGATGGTTTGCCACCACTGCATTTCCTCTATGTCCCAGTCGATGGTGAAGATTTTCCAGTTGCTCTTGTCGAGGACAATCATACGGACAAGGATCCGAAATCCACATTG GATGCTGTTTTGCATACACTTCAGAAAGACTTGCAGGAAAAGATGAACAAAATGCGTATTTTTGACTCATTGAACTTTATACCAGCAACAAATCAACAGCAGCATCTGCAGGAAAAGCTGAGCAATCACCTCATCACTGATCCATCAAAAAAAGTTCATGTGGATGGTCAACTTAACAATCAGGGAAATCTGGATGAAAAGAATATTGTCGGTTCACACAACTTTGTGCCTGCAGCTGAACAGCTCAATTCCTTGAACCAAATAGCCACTGTCAATTCACAAAAAAGTGTGCATGCAGTTGAGAAGAGTAGCTCCACTTCTTCTGTATCTACCAATGTGATAAAATCTCCCCAAGACAACCAATCAGCTAGTGACCTCCCTTTCAGTGTGAAAACTGACAGCACCAACTTAGGAAGATTGTCTGCCCCAGAGGTGGTGATTGTTGTTAATACTGGAAATCATGGAAAGCATATGCTGTTCTCTCGAAGATCATCTTATCAGCAGATACTAGCTTTGGAGAAAGAAGGAATGCAGATTGTAGAACGAGATGTTGATCTGCCTGTGGACCTAATACTTAGTGCCACAGTTTGTTTACTATGGTATGATACCGGAACCTTTGGGTCCAGTGAGTTAACAATATCAGCGGACGCATCCAGTATAACAAATTTTATAGAAGATATTGCTACCAACATTCTGATGTCACTTAGCTTCTGTTTCAGTGGCTGCATAATG GTCTTCGAGGTTGAAAACCACTTCCTTTCTGCTGTAATGGAGGCATCTGATTCTCTATATGCTTCAGCTGCTAGCCTGGACATGAACTTGCAGCTGTTTTTCTCACAAGCACCCAAATCAACAGATCAAATCATTCTCGATTGCATCGGGAATGTGGTTAGGAAGAATCAAGCTCCTTCTCCAGATATACCTGAATCCGAAAGTCTGGCCGAATCATTTCTCACAGCATTCCCTTCTATTATTCCTCCGTCTGCCCACATGATAATTTCTTCTGCCTGTCTTGTGGATTTCCTTGGATGGTCACATGAGCAACGCACTCAGGCTGTTGAAAAGTATCGTTTGCCACCGCAGAGCATTTCTCTCTTAAGTGCTTTGTGCAAATTTGGTGAGCTAGGTGAATCAAGGTCCGTAATGACtgaatgctcttccatagattCAGATATCAGCAGTGCATTATTGCAGCCcccaaggaaaaagaaaaagcgcCCCATGCAAGACTTTTCAGTAGCAATCAATGATCCTGCCTGCCCTAACCCTCGTGATCAATTGTGTGGTGATTATGTAGAACATGACAAGGTGTTCTCAGCGTCTAAGTTAAGGAAATTCTCTCCCATAGAGGATACAATGCCTGAGCTCCCAGAAATCTTTATTGTAGATCAAAGTTTGAATATGGGGAGGGAAGGTGTCTCTTATCAGCCAAGAAAGCATGATGTGGATGCAGCTGCTAGGAATCCGATGATAGATGATGGCTTCATCAGTGAGTTCTCTCCAAACTTCAGAACATACAGTGAAAGGACTAGCAGTATGGTGGACACATGCGATTTCTCCTGGCAACCTGAATTGGGAGCTAAACAGCCAATCAGAAGCTCCTTTCCCACCAGCAGATCATCATTCTGCAGAACTTCCAGCCATCCAACATTTCCATCCGCACCGGAGATCAGTAATGACCCTGGTGAGTGGGATGTTTCGTGTGGTATAGATCAAACAAGGACAGGTCATTTGCATGGGGATTTGGCCACAAGTTCTCGCAGAAACGATCTGGCCAGCAGGTATCATGAACCAAGACAAGAAACAATGCAGGGTCCTGCAAGTTCTCAATCTTTTCTGAAACAGGATTTTGGTTATCATGGAGCATCACAAGGCTCAGGGTGGGAAATGGATTATCTAAGGCAGATGAATGAAAATAGAATAGCACGCCAAGAGCGATCTAGATGCAATTCTTCAGCAGCAATGTCAAATTCAAGACTGAGGGATAGCTCATATAGAATTCCAAGTGCTCCTCCTATTGAATCTTTCAGTTACCAAAGAAATACAGACACTCCTTCGAGAGACCAGAACCCTGCAAATACTGAATCTTTCAGATATCGAAGAAATATAAACACTCCTTTGAGGGATCAGAGCCCTTCAAATGGGGCTCACAGGCATGGCAAAGGCAGAAGAGGAACTAAAGCACAGAGCCATAGCGTAAGAACAGGTTTCAAGGCACAGCCAAGTATAAATCATGAAAAGAGCATAGTGCCGTCCATTGAGCCTACATGGACTCCTCTTGACAAGAG